The nucleotide window CGAGCCCTCTAGTCTTGGGCTGTCGCTGAAAACTCAGCGATCGGGTGTGAGAGCCCGGAAGAGGTTTTAATCCATCGCCAGTACCACCATAATCGCCGACAGCTTATCCGCTGCCTGCAATGCTCTATGGCGGCTGTGTGCGGGCGGACTTCGGTCCGGCCGGGTTTGATCCTCTACCGGTTTCTCACTCCGCACATAGCTGCCACCACTCCGTCGCGTGAGAAACGACGAGTGATGGCTTCAACTGATTAGAGGACATTTCAATGAATAAGAAACTCGTACCAGACCCACCCTTCAATACCACCACCCCCAACGCCGAAGCCTCGCGCACCGAAGAATTACTCAAAGACCGCGAAGCCATAAAACGCGCCCTCGACTACTACCTCGATCCCCCGGCGCCCTACACCGAAAAACCCCGCCGCCCCAGCACCATGTTCATCGTCGCCCCGAATATGGATACCGAAAGCCTCCTGGCCCACGCCTGTGAATCGTTGGCCACAGCGAGTGTCCTGGCCAGCG belongs to Pseudomonas sp. B21-015 and includes:
- a CDS encoding DUF6124 family protein — its product is MNKKLVPDPPFNTTTPNAEASRTEELLKDREAIKRALDYYLDPPAPYTEKPRRPSTMFIVAPNMDTESLLAHACESLATASVLASDSANNLIGPQRYTVLAIQQSIMLAELAVNRALDNVDPA